The nucleotide window GACCCGTCAACAACGCGGCAAACCTGCGACGGCGAAAGTCACAGTGTCGGCGAAGCAAAATGGCGGTAACGTTGTCATCGAAATTATCGATGACGGTGGTGGTATTAACCGTGAAAAAGTATTGGGCAAAGCGATTGAAAGAGGATTGGTGCCTCAGGGGGTAGACCCAGCGACAATTCCAGACGAAACTGTCTTCCAATATATTTTCCAACCGGGATTCTCGACTGCAGATAAGATTTCTGATCTTTCCGGCCGTGGCGTTGGTTTGGATGTCGTGAAATCAAACTTGGATAAGATCAATGGTAAAATCAATATCATGTCTAAATCTGGAGTGGGAACGACTTTCCGTCTGACGATTCCTCTCAGCACGGCAATTACCGATGGTATCATCGTGGCTTTGGATGGCGCCCGCTATATTCTGCCAATCCATTCAATCCGTGAAATCGTTAGAGTACAACCTAAGGACTACACGAATGTTTCTAATGCCGGAAAAGTGGCAAGCATCCGTGGACTCTTGTTGCCAGTGATTGATGTGTCGAAAACTTTGGGCTCTATCAACTGGAAACTCAATAAAAAAGACGACATGTTAGTAAAGCGCAGCGAAACCTCATTGAGTGCTCGCCGTGAAGAGACCATGCTTGTTGTTATTGAGTCTATGACCGGTCAGATGGCTTTCCCTGTAGATGATGTTTTAGGACAAGCACAGGTGGTCGTAAAACCAATTACGACAGGAGTGCAAATCCCTGAGGTGGCAGGAGCAGCAATCCTCGGTGATGGTCGTACAGTTCTTATTCTTGATCCAAGTGCGTTGGTTAATAATATTGCTAGAAATAGAGATGTGGCGGCTGCATGAGTGCTGTAAAAAAAGTGAATACCGAAGCAACGTCAGCGTTGTATGACTTTGAAGAGATCAAGCTCTCTGACAAGCTGTACACCAAGTTTGCGACGAAGATGTATGAATTGGCGGGTGTGGATCTTCCGTTCACTCCAAAAAATCACGCTCTGATTCGCAATCGCATTGTGAAGCTGTTGCGCAGGCACTCTTTGAAGTCGTACGAAGAGTATTGGGGATTGCTTGAAAGAGGTAATAATGACCTAATTCAGGAATTCATCTCGGCTTTGACCACAAATATGACCTCTTTCTATCGTGAGTCGAATCATTTTGATTTCCTTCAGAAAGCGCTGCCAGAGTTGGCTAAGAAATGTGGAAACGATCTTCGTATGTGGTGTGCTGCTGCGAGTACAGGCCAAGAGCCTTACACCATCGCGATCACAGCTTGTGAGGCGCAGGCAGAGATGCCAAGTGCAAAAGTTCGTCTTTTGGCGACGGATATTGACTTGCAGGTTTTGAAAAAAGCCTCTGTGGGCACTTATGAAGAGCGTGAGATGCAGGGGCTTCCGCCTGTACAACGAAGCAAATATTTTGAAAAAGTAAAATCCAACGGGGATGAGTTTTTCAGAGCAAAAGATCAAATTCATAACATGATCCGCTTTGCCCAATTCAACCTGATGAATCCAAAGTACGAGTTTCAGCATAAGTTCCATGTGATCTTCTGCAGAAACGTTTTGATTTACTTTGATGAAGCAACAACAAAAAGGGTCATCGATAATTTGACCTCTTGTTTGGCGCCTGGTGGCTATTTGATTTTAGGACATTCTGAGTCAGGCAACGTAAAACATTCAAACCTCAAGCCGCTGTCACGTGCGGTTTATCAGAAGATTTAAGGGGAAGCCGTATGGCTAAAATTCGTGTTCTAATTGTTGATGACTCCGCAGTGATTCGTAAACTTTTAGAAAAAATATTTTCTTCCAGCCCTGATATTGAAGTGGTGGGAACGGCGTCAGATCCCTATATTGCACGCGATAAACTTGTGCAACTGAAGCCTGACGTGATGACTTTGGATGTGGAGATGCCACGTATGGATGGCATCAGCTTCCTGGAAAAAGTTATGCAGCATTTTCCCACTCGCACAATCATCTTTTCTAGCTTGGCGAAAACCGGATCCGAAACTTACTTCCGTGCTTTAGAAGCGGGTGCGATTGAGATCATGGAAAAGCCGTCGATTGACGTCAGTCAGTCATTGGAAACTTTGTCTAAAGATATCATTGAGAAAGTGCGTGTGGTCGCCAAAGCCCGCGTGAATGCGATCGCGAAAGTTGCAGCACCCTCGGGGCCTGTGGCGAAAGTGGCGCGTACTTCATTGGCCAGAACAACCCATCAAATGATTGCCGTGGCATCTTCGACAGGTGGAACTGAGGCTTTGAAAGTCTTCTTGTCAGGCATGCCGGCGGATATTCCTGGAACTGTGGTGGTGCAACACATGCCACCGGGTTTTACCAAGTCATTTGCTGACAATCTCAATAAGATGTTTCCCTTCGAAGTGAAGGAAGCCGAAGAAGGTGATCAGGTCGTTCCAGGTCGTGTGTTGATCGCGCCGGGCAACTACCACATGGAGATCACGCGCAGTGGTGCTTATTACTACGTGAAGCTTCATCAGGGGCCAGCCTTGCACAGTGTGCGTCCCGCTGCAGATTATCTCATGAAATCAGTCGCAAAGTTTGCGGGTAAGAATGCCTTGGGTGTTGTTTTGACCGGTATGGGTAAGGACGGCGCAGAGGGTTTGCTTGAGATGAAAAATGCAGGTGCCTATACGGTCGCGCAAAATGAAGAAACATGCGTGGTGTATGGAATGCCTGCGGCCGCGGTGGCCTTGGGTGCTGCAGATAAGGTTCTGGCTCTTGATAAAATTGCCGGAGATCTTTTGAAACAGCTTTCAGCTCGAAATGCTGCTTAAGACTCTTTTTAGTTCAAAGGCCCCACTTTTATTAAGTGGGGCTGCGAAACCTTCTGAATAATTATTTCGCTTCCTTTGCCAGCTCGTTCAGAGCTTGCGTAAAGAATCTCAATCCCAAAGTCAGTTGGGTATTTTCAACGTCAGTCAAAGTGCTATCCTCAGGCGCATCCTGGAACAACTCAGCAATGATGTACTTGAAAACTTCCGGTTGGCAGAACTCTTCGGCGTTCTTAATGAGCGAAACAAACCACTCTTCCGTGATATTTTCGTCGTCAGGCATGGCCGCTTCAAAAGCTTCGTAAAGGCTGATGACTTCCTCTTCTGGCATTGCGCGAAGAGTGCCATAGGTCGCCACGACAGATCTCCAGATAATCAAACCCATGATTACGATCAGATCCTGAGCCTCTTCATTGAGGTCTTCCGCGAAGTCCACCAGGAATTGAGCAAGATCCGGTTGGCCTTCAAAAAGTCCATCCGTCAGTTTGATCATGTCTTCATCGCTATCAATTGTCGAAACAAGCTCAATAGCAGCATCTAGGGTCTTAAAAGAAACTAATTTCAAGGGGCACTCCTAAAGAATCCCACCCAAGGGGCGGGAGTGTGGGCAGAAAATCAGTGAACAGGAGCGGATTTGCCGCCACTGAATTTTTCGATCTGTTGTAGCCAGTAATGAATTTCATTTGCCGAAAGAGAGTAATCCATCATCGACAATTTGAGAGCGAGACCGAAGCAATCGTTGGAAACGAAGGCCATCTGACGGCGCTCTCCTTTGCGGGAGTAAACGTCGATTTTGCGAAGACCTGACATCAAATGCATCGCCTTCATCAAAACCAGAGCTTCTTGTTTAAAGATGCCCAGTTCTTCACGCATAAAATAAGCAAGTTTTGGATCATCGAACACTTCAGCATTGGTCCAAGACTCTTCACCGTATTGAGCTTTCATGAAAGCAAACATGAAGGCTGCGAAAAGTTCTGTGGGATCTTGCTTGTCGATGCCCGCTTGGTTGATGCGCGCCAAATGGATCTCAAAGATTTCCATTTTTGCGGGATCCACAAAGACAGAGTGCAGGCCTGGAAGGATTTGCTCAAGGATGTGCAAATCAAAAAGCTCCATGAAGGCCAAATGAGGCTCTTTCAGGCGCAAGAACTTCAACCATTCTTCACGACGACGTGGCAGGGCTGACTTTTTAAGCTCGCCACTGCATTCTGCAATTGCAGAACGCATCGAGGACTCAATCGAAAAGTGCAATTTGTGCGATAAACGAATCGCACGCAGGATGCGAATAGGATCTTCGATCAGACGCTCTTTAGGATCGCCGATCATGCGAAGCACGCGGTCTTCGATATCTTTGATGCCGCCCGTGTAGTCGATCAACTTGCGTTGAACAGGGTCGTAGAAAATGGAATTCACGGTGAAGTCGCGGCGTTGGGCATCCTCTTCAACCGTACCGAAGTAATTATCACCTTCAACAGCATCTTCTTCTGTTTGCGCCGCCAGTTCTTCAGAGCTGACATTGCGACGGAAAGTAGCGACTTCGAATTGCTGATCGCCGCGTTTGACCAAAACAAGTTTGAAACGACGGCCAATGATGTAGGCATTAGAAACTTTTTTACGGACCTGGTTCGGTAGAGCACTGGTCGCGATATCGAAGTCCTTGGGATGAATTCCAACCAGAAGGTCGCGCACGCAGCCGCCCACTAAGTAGGTTTCGAAACCAGACTCTTGGAGGTTTTTAACAATTCGAAGAGCAAAGGAATCAATCCAGTCTTCATGAAGCTGAGGCTTTTGTTGAGAATTCATCGAGGCTGAATCTAAACGCTTTCCCCTTAAAATTCAAACTTGAAATACCCGAAAGGCGGGCGCAGGATGGGAAAATCATGGCTTATCTCGATAACTTCAATCATCAATTCTATGGTCCAGAAACAGGCAGTCCAGAGCCTCGAAAGTGGATCTTTATTCACGGTCTAATGGGTTTTGGACAAAACTGGCGACGAATCATTTCAGGCTTGGAAAAGACCGAACGATGCCTTGCTTTTGATCAAAGGGGCCACGGTCGATCTTTCAAACCTGAATCTGGTTACAGTCCTGAAGACTATGCCGATGATTTGAAGAAGATTGTCGACGAGCTGGGCTGGAAGAAGTTCAACCTGGTCGGCCACTCCATGGGAGGCCGCAATGTCCTGGTTTTTGCCTCTAAATACCCCGAATACGTTGATAAACTGGTAATTGAGGACATCGGCCCCGAATCTAGCGCCAACGCCCATGAGTATTATGCTTATTTGTTGAATCTGGCTCCCACACCCTTTGCGAGCAGAGATGAGGCCCGCAAATTCTTTGCTGAGGACTTTATTCAGAAGGCTAAGACCCGAGAAAACGTCGAAGTCTTGTCGAAGTTCTTTTATAGCAATATGGAGGAAAAACCAGACGGGACCGTCGATTGGCGCTTCTCAAAGTATGCTATCATTGAGTCAGTTAAGGCAGGTCGTAATATGGATCGATGGCAGGAGGTCAGAGATCTAAAGGTTCCCACTCTGTTGATCAGGGGGGAAAGCTCGCAGGAGCTGAGCCAGCAGAATTACGAAGCCATGTTAGCCAGCAATCCAATGATTAAGGGCGTCGTAATACCCGGCGCTGGACATTGGGTCCATTCAGATCAAGCTCAGGCCTTTGTAGAGGCCCTAAAGAGCTTTGTTGGTGACTTTCCCAGCCCTGAAAAGTAATTTTGGGGCTTAAACCCGGAGTAGTAAAAGTTGAAATTTTCAGAGTTAAATTTAGAAGCCACATTGGCATCCGCAATCACCAAACTTGGTTATGAAGATTGCACCCCAGTTCAAGAGCAGGCCATCCCACACGTTCTCGATGGGAAAGACGTCGCAGGTCTTGCGCAAACAGGCACAGGCAAAACAGCAGCATTCGTTCTTCCTTTGATGGAGCGTATTCTTCGCGCTCGCCCAGCCCCTGGCGACGTGAGTGAAGAAGAAAAAGCAATTATCGAAAAACGCGCTTTCAAAGATTGGAAACCACAAAACTTTATTTTGATTCTGGTTCCAACTCGCGAATTGGCGGAACAAGTTCAAGATAATATTTTGAAATTGAGCATCGATTCAGGTTTGCGCGGATTTGCGATTTACGGCGGCACTGGTTATGACAAACAAAAAGACGCTCTTAAAAATAGCGTTGAGTTTATCGTAGCAACCCCAGGTCGCTTGATTGACCTTTACAAGGAACATCTTGTTGATTTGAAACAAGTGCGTGCAGTCGTCTTCGATGAAGCGGATCGTATGTTCGACATGGGTTTCAAAGATGATATGAAGTTCATCTTGCAAAGAATCCCTAGAGAACGTCAGATCCTGGTGTTCTCTGCCACATTGAATTTCGATGTTTTGAACACGATCTATCAGTTCGGTTCTGAACCGGTAGAGATCAACATCAGCCGTGACCAGGCAAAAGCTGACAACGTGAAGGACCAAATCTTCCACGTCGGTAGCAATGAGAAGCCTCAACATCTTCTTTCTTTGTTAAAAGCACAGAATCCAAAACAAGCGATCATCTTCACAAACTTCAAATTGAATGTTGAGAAGATCACCAAGTTCTTGGTGGATAACGGAGTTCCAGCGATGGCGATTTCGAGCTTGTTGACTCAAGCGCAGCGCAATCGCGTGATTGAACAGTTCAAGGCTGAAAATCATTTGAACATTCTAGTGGCGACAGACGTAGCTGCCCGTGGTTTGGATATCAAAGGCGTAGACCTTGTGATCAACTACGAACTTCCAATGGACAGCGAATCTTACGTTCATCGTATTGGTCGTACCGGCCGTGCGGGAACAACAGGTTCAGCGTTCTCATTGGTTGGCGATAAAGACATCGAGTCCTTGGCGCGCATTGAAGAATATTTGAAGCATAAAATTGAAGTGGGCTATCTTGAAAATGATCAGCTTCTTCAAGAGTTCAAACCTTTCCCATCTCATTTCGATGGTCACTATCCAAAATCATTGGATCGTGGGCCTCGCAAAGAGGGTGGAGACCGTGGACCTCGTCGTGAAGGCGGCCCTCGCAGAGAAGGCGAACGTGGCCCTCGTAGAGAAGGCGGAGGCCGTGATGGCAACCGTGGTCCTCGCAGAGAAGGTGACCGTGGACCTCGTGGTGAACACAGACAAGGTCAAGGTTCAGGCCCTATTGCTCAAGGAACGAAAACGGAAAGACCGCCACGTCCAGAGCACAAACATACAGAACACAAACGCCAAGATGGACAGCGCCCACAACACGCTCACAAACGTCACGAAAATCGTGGCAGCGGACCTATCAAGAAAATTGAAGGTGGACGTAAACCAGGCGGTTACCAGCACGCGAAGAAAGCTCCAGCTCCTAAGAGCGTGGGACAAAAAATTGCGGGATTCTTTAAGAAGATTTTCTCGTAAGGTTTTAGTTTCAGATTTCTTGGAATCTAAATTGAAATAAAAAAGGAGCCCTGCGGCTCCTTTTTTTGCTCTTTGATCTCTACTTCTTCAGTAGTTTCACAACGTCTTCGTTTTGAGCCTTGATCGCGATATCAAGGGCGGTTTTGCCGTTTTGATTTTTCGCTTTCTTGTCAGCTCCGGCCTTCAGTAAGATGCTTGCCGTTTTTGCGGATCCAAAACGTGCTGCTTCCATCAAAGGTGTCGTACTGGCGTTGCTGGCTTTGTTGACCAATGCCGGCTTCTTTTTGATAAGCAAATTCATAATGTCATTTTGATTTGCTGTGGTGGCGATCAAAAGCGCTGATTCACCTTCACCACTGATATCATCAACCATCGCCCCTTGTTTGATCAGATCAAGAGCGATTTCTGGTTGTTCATTGACCAAAGCAAAGTACAAAGCTGTCTGGCCTTCTTGGTTCTTGATATTCACATCGGCTTTGTGTTCCAACAAAAACTTCGCAGCTTCCTGGTGACCGTTCGAGGCCGCCACCATCAATGCTGTGTAGCCGGCTTTGTCTTTCGCGTTGATATCAACTTTTGATTTTACTAAAGAGTTGAGTTTTTTAACGTCGCCTTCGGCCGAAGCACTCATTAGGGGGCTCGTGGTGCCTGCAGTTTCCTTTTTGGCAGTCCCTGCGCAGGCTGTTTGCACAACCAGCGCCAGAGAGAGAGAAACGAGAACTGCGAATTTCTTATTCATAAGAGCTCCTATTTCAAACTTGTTGAAACTTTCGAAGTCTGTTCTTCAACCAATGTAGACTGATCATCCGTAGGGTTCATATCGCCAAGTTGCTTGTAGCTAAACTTCGTGAGCTTTTGTCTTTCCGCCAACGTCTGCACCAAAGAACGGATCAGGACACGCGCGTTTGTGGTGTCTGCACCTCCGTAATTGTCCGGTGAGGTGAGGACTGCGAAGAAGAGGTCGCCATCTTTTGTGGAAAGCATGCCGCCGAAAGTAATCGCCTTATCCGCAGAGCCCGTTTTTGCAACCAAGGTGTTGTCGTAAGTGCTCGAACCGTAGAGACCCTTAAAAGTGGAGTATGATTCGCCCGATCCGCCAACAGCCATGACGTCAGCCATCTGGAAAGGGCGTGAACCTTTGTAGGCCTCAATCGTCTTATCAAGGTCTTGCATGATATGAACAAGTGCAGAGCAAGAAACCAGATTATATAGTTTCACTCCATCAATGATGGCTGGGTATCCCGAACCATTGTACATCTCAATATCATTGGCACTTAACTTCATACGGTCAGCCACGAATTTCTTGTAGCCTTCCGCGCCACCCAACTTTTCAAAGATCACATTCGGTGGATAGTTGAATGAGTACTTGTTGAGGTCCTTCAAGATCATATGCAAAGGACGAGACTTCACAGAGAAAGTCTTTGAAGGAACGGTTTTCAAAT belongs to Bdellovibrio svalbardensis and includes:
- a CDS encoding alpha/beta fold hydrolase gives rise to the protein MAYLDNFNHQFYGPETGSPEPRKWIFIHGLMGFGQNWRRIISGLEKTERCLAFDQRGHGRSFKPESGYSPEDYADDLKKIVDELGWKKFNLVGHSMGGRNVLVFASKYPEYVDKLVIEDIGPESSANAHEYYAYLLNLAPTPFASRDEARKFFAEDFIQKAKTRENVEVLSKFFYSNMEEKPDGTVDWRFSKYAIIESVKAGRNMDRWQEVRDLKVPTLLIRGESSQELSQQNYEAMLASNPMIKGVVIPGAGHWVHSDQAQAFVEALKSFVGDFPSPEK
- a CDS encoding poly(A) polymerase; translation: MNSQQKPQLHEDWIDSFALRIVKNLQESGFETYLVGGCVRDLLVGIHPKDFDIATSALPNQVRKKVSNAYIIGRRFKLVLVKRGDQQFEVATFRRNVSSEELAAQTEEDAVEGDNYFGTVEEDAQRRDFTVNSIFYDPVQRKLIDYTGGIKDIEDRVLRMIGDPKERLIEDPIRILRAIRLSHKLHFSIESSMRSAIAECSGELKKSALPRRREEWLKFLRLKEPHLAFMELFDLHILEQILPGLHSVFVDPAKMEIFEIHLARINQAGIDKQDPTELFAAFMFAFMKAQYGEESWTNAEVFDDPKLAYFMREELGIFKQEALVLMKAMHLMSGLRKIDVYSRKGERRQMAFVSNDCFGLALKLSMMDYSLSANEIHYWLQQIEKFSGGKSAPVH
- a CDS encoding DEAD/DEAH box helicase, whose amino-acid sequence is MASAITKLGYEDCTPVQEQAIPHVLDGKDVAGLAQTGTGKTAAFVLPLMERILRARPAPGDVSEEEKAIIEKRAFKDWKPQNFILILVPTRELAEQVQDNILKLSIDSGLRGFAIYGGTGYDKQKDALKNSVEFIVATPGRLIDLYKEHLVDLKQVRAVVFDEADRMFDMGFKDDMKFILQRIPRERQILVFSATLNFDVLNTIYQFGSEPVEINISRDQAKADNVKDQIFHVGSNEKPQHLLSLLKAQNPKQAIIFTNFKLNVEKITKFLVDNGVPAMAISSLLTQAQRNRVIEQFKAENHLNILVATDVAARGLDIKGVDLVINYELPMDSESYVHRIGRTGRAGTTGSAFSLVGDKDIESLARIEEYLKHKIEVGYLENDQLLQEFKPFPSHFDGHYPKSLDRGPRKEGGDRGPRREGGPRREGERGPRREGGGRDGNRGPRREGDRGPRGEHRQGQGSGPIAQGTKTERPPRPEHKHTEHKRQDGQRPQHAHKRHENRGSGPIKKIEGGRKPGGYQHAKKAPAPKSVGQKIAGFFKKIFS
- a CDS encoding D-alanyl-D-alanine carboxypeptidase encodes the protein MISRKLVNAASLTLGLSLMASSAMAKVEMNAMCFMKQSDTAAQAFNPTKEEIADDSVLKKNPTNVTDKDVETKFRIASLSKVLTTQWAIAKLGPEYRFKTKIHVTPGSKTANCNIHIEGDMDPYMGRDMLTRIFTQLKPKLQAQNCKFIETFSYDQFFPVYLDVMKHQKDHAAGWEDPARYFNSTKTKNDLTAFIKLKSGLRGNFDNIGVVTKDRYSVYLKTVPSKTFSVKSRPLHMILKDLNKYSFNYPPNVIFEKLGGAEGYKKFVADRMKLSANDIEMYNGSGYPAIIDGVKLYNLVSCSALVHIMQDLDKTIEAYKGSRPFQMADVMAVGGSGESYSTFKGLYGSSTYDNTLVAKTGSADKAITFGGMLSTKDGDLFFAVLTSPDNYGGADTTNARVLIRSLVQTLAERQKLTKFSYKQLGDMNPTDDQSTLVEEQTSKVSTSLK
- a CDS encoding ankyrin repeat domain-containing protein, producing the protein MNKKFAVLVSLSLALVVQTACAGTAKKETAGTTSPLMSASAEGDVKKLNSLVKSKVDINAKDKAGYTALMVAASNGHQEAAKFLLEHKADVNIKNQEGQTALYFALVNEQPEIALDLIKQGAMVDDISGEGESALLIATTANQNDIMNLLIKKKPALVNKASNASTTPLMEAARFGSAKTASILLKAGADKKAKNQNGKTALDIAIKAQNEDVVKLLKK
- a CDS encoding protein-glutamate methylesterase/protein-glutamine glutaminase, giving the protein MAKIRVLIVDDSAVIRKLLEKIFSSSPDIEVVGTASDPYIARDKLVQLKPDVMTLDVEMPRMDGISFLEKVMQHFPTRTIIFSSLAKTGSETYFRALEAGAIEIMEKPSIDVSQSLETLSKDIIEKVRVVAKARVNAIAKVAAPSGPVAKVARTSLARTTHQMIAVASSTGGTEALKVFLSGMPADIPGTVVVQHMPPGFTKSFADNLNKMFPFEVKEAEEGDQVVPGRVLIAPGNYHMEITRSGAYYYVKLHQGPALHSVRPAADYLMKSVAKFAGKNALGVVLTGMGKDGAEGLLEMKNAGAYTVAQNEETCVVYGMPAAAVALGAADKVLALDKIAGDLLKQLSARNAA
- a CDS encoding CheR family methyltransferase, with the protein product MSAVKKVNTEATSALYDFEEIKLSDKLYTKFATKMYELAGVDLPFTPKNHALIRNRIVKLLRRHSLKSYEEYWGLLERGNNDLIQEFISALTTNMTSFYRESNHFDFLQKALPELAKKCGNDLRMWCAAASTGQEPYTIAITACEAQAEMPSAKVRLLATDIDLQVLKKASVGTYEEREMQGLPPVQRSKYFEKVKSNGDEFFRAKDQIHNMIRFAQFNLMNPKYEFQHKFHVIFCRNVLIYFDEATTKRVIDNLTSCLAPGGYLILGHSESGNVKHSNLKPLSRAVYQKI